ttgcttagcttaaatttttcGAAAATTAGTAATGCttgccaaataattaatttcaaactaattgaatttgtcCTTAGATCTCAAATATATCTGCcctattcatttattattcgTAGGCCTGCCTATGTTAGTTAATAAATTCGAATTGCAAAGTCgttttctttgttttataagcaaattgtttgtattatacaattaaaataataaattagcataaactaaatgtatataaaatcaacTTAACGATAGATAAAAACAATTTCgcgcaatttttaaaatccCTTGAAATTAGTAagtgtatatgtttatatagatagatatatgtatgtatatcgattagctgatatttatatatagtagacAGCTGTGTCTTCGTCTTCCTTTTTGTCGGGGGCGCAAGTTGCGCttgtcttttgcttttcttgtCTTTACATTTACAAATAATCTCACAATGTGGGCgcgcagtgggcgtggctagaCTCGGCTCAGAAGGACggcttgctgctgccaatgctgcGGGCGGGCAGACTATTGGTCTTCACTGTGGGATTGTCGCGCGCCTGCGAATGCGCCACCACAATGCTGAGGCACTGCACCCACTCCTCGGCGTTCTTGCCATCCTTGGGCTTGAGTATTAGCGTCTGGTCGGCCGTAAAGATCTCAAAGGCCTTGGGTATGTTGCGAGCGCCACGCGAAACCTTCACCGAGCGTATCTGATTCACATCGATGCTCTCGCCGCCGCTCTAGAGATGAATTTAGTTAAATCTTAGTTCCAGTTATGTAGTCCAGTTACTTACGGAACCCTTGCAGGATAGATGCGCACCGGAGAGCGTAAAGTAGCGCGTGCGCCAGCGTCTGAAGAGTCGCCACTTGCCCTTCTTCTCCTTGAGCTGACCCTCAATCATGGGCTGATTGCTGCCATTTAGAAAGCCCACCGCCTTGTCCGGATGATTGCACAGAAAGCAGCCCCACTGATACTCCAGCTCATTGCAGTTGGGATTGGACTTGTCCGTCTTGGAGACCTCGAACACATCCAGAAAGCCCGAATGACGCAGCTCATTGACAAGTATCTCGCGATCCTACAAATAATTAACCATTAGCTTAAAGCTTAGCGCAAAACTTGGGCATTGAGCTCTACCTTAACCTGGGGAAACTGACTGGTGACCAGCTCGGTGAAGCTGCGATTCTCACACTTGAGTATCTGCCAGATGTTCTTCAGATTGCTAATCCCAGGCTCACGTGTGCTCAGCACGCTTTTCTCCTTGACCTGCAAAACAAAGAGACACaagttaatttgctttgcttggcttAGCTGCCTGCATTTGCTACTCACAAAGTGTCGCACTTGAAAGTCGAGGAAGATCATGTGTATCCAGGTTTTGGGATTGCGCGTGCGCATGGTGAAGCAAGTCTTGGAGTAGAGGCAATGTGGTCCACGTATCTGGCAGGCAAAGTGCAGCTTGGCCACTTTCTTGCGACGCTCTGCAAATTCATTCGAaactgtgtatgtgtatgcatgtgtgtgtgtgtgtttatgtgtgtgtgtgtgtgcttgagtaTAGAGATTAAAGGTTAGCTTAGACTAGTTGCAAACTTACCCTCGATGCTGCAGCGCGTGGGCGGCGGCAAGTGCTGCGAGACTTCATCCATGTAGCTCTTGATCGAGGCAAAGTTCTTCTCGCAGAATTGCTGCACAGGATCGCGCATTATCTGATATGGCTCAAAGGTGCTCATGCGCTGATCCAAACCGCTGTTGGCGTTCAGCAGCGTGCGGCTCGTATTATCGCTACGTCTCGGAGCCAcattggtggtggtggtgggacCAGAGACAATCACCTCGCTCTATGGAAAGGTAAAGTTACGATCAGTAAATGGCATAAGTTCAATTAACTTTGACTAATTAAAAGTGCTTGAGTTGAATTAGAAAATGTTGGCTGATTTAAGATATGAAGTAAAAATAaagacatttttaaatataaaatatataaatgctaagCTATAAAAGCATTGGctacatatattataaaatattttgaaagctCTATAGCTTGTAAAAATTTTGCGTTTATtcagttcaatttattttgactgcTTTACGATTTATATGATAATTGCTTAACAGatcaaaattattgcaatttgacTTTATCAGCTTTTTATCTGATTGTGAGTTGAagacttttgttattttaaatatcaaaaagatgattttgaacttttttatgatttctcgtgcttaaaacttttatgataattttattaacaaatcaaaaacataAATGGCAACATTACTTGACTTTATCAGTTGTTGATCTAAGTTGAAATCTTTTGCAGTTTAATATTTGCCAAAATTTATCTTgatcattatttttaaatttaaatacttgttgactgttttattttataagaatttcGATTTAAGcatgaattttaaaatgctagtcgctgctaattaattttaatttaaatttactcaCATTGCCATTGACTGGCAGCTTGGTGATGGACTTGGCATGACCATTGCTGGTGGCTGGCGGCAGCGCAGGCGACGCATGATGCACGGATACGGCGTTCTGGCTTGGACCCGCCACGGCATTGGCTTGGGGTATGCTAATGGAGCCCATGGACTGATTCAGTGCATCCGTGCTGTATTTCATGAGCACTGTGCTGGAGTTGAGCAGCGTGGCAGGTCCTTGCGAATGCGGCCGCACCTTGGAGGGCGAAGTGGTGACGGTCACGCCGCCCGAGGTCACCGGTATGCCGTGCTTGTTGTGCCCAGTGATGACCACGTCGTTGCTCAGCGGCGGCACCGGCGTCACTGGTGGATTAGAAGGCGCTGTCGATGTCTTGGGCGTTGCTCCAGTTTGCACCACCACATTGCCATTGGAATTGCCGCCTGGCTGCTGATTGATCTGCGAGTTGCTCAGCCGCGTCATGCTCTTGTGCAAGCCTCCCACGGATCCGCTGGCCACATTGAGGCGCGTGACGCTGCGGTGCGTGTTGCTCGCCGGATGCAGGCGTCCGGTGCTGCGGGAGTCACCCAGCTTAACGCGACGCGTGTAGCCGGCGTGTGTGGGagtgggtgtgggcgtggcagcattCGCTGCTGCCGGTGTGGAGCTAGCAATGGGCGTGGGTGCAGCAACAGGCGTGGCTGGCGTTGCGTTGGGCAGCACT
The DNA window shown above is from Drosophila busckii strain San Diego stock center, stock number 13000-0081.31 chromosome 3L, ASM1175060v1, whole genome shotgun sequence and carries:
- the LOC108599560 gene encoding protein melted is translated as MHELFTKVLAKRDLSKAGDLFSVPDAEIVNDITEVLSEINPIISHADYVKNNNDQSVVEICVTRVLSCIRETRSAERYCAALVDLLKTCLLWNLQPVASTKEEPPHAKIAADIISSIFLNYDKKELMKIALPIAVQFLPKGNKELSRNLASYLSLAAIDYAYLLIDIMDPIMDSILAGNYGLLRVLSQVYEVSPETVTPHAPLLMPLLPQCDAQERMAVFQLYLLIVQKSPAVLESCVPQLCSFLQDSDTSIITMQILLTLAQHNPQLLVPHFEQVRQAAKSNPSTVTLAAQLLTTAGMGSKETAQQALDFVLEHLPAQALLQQEATRLCSAYPVLFTDKVLACVRQKNAALSSQHDVGNGTANKISGGVTIVSLNSSPSAQLKPVALATPIGSSNNVPQAAAVLPNATPATPVAAPTPIASSTPAAANAATPTPTPTHAGYTRRVKLGDSRSTGRLHPASNTHRSVTRLNVASGSVGGLHKSMTRLSNSQINQQPGGNSNGNVVVQTGATPKTSTAPSNPPVTPVPPLSNDVVITGHNKHGIPVTSGGVTVTTSPSKVRPHSQGPATLLNSSTVLMKYSTDALNQSMGSISIPQANAVAGPSQNAVSVHHASPALPPATSNGHAKSITKLPVNGNSEVIVSGPTTTTNVAPRRSDNTSRTLLNANSGLDQRMSTFEPYQIMRDPVQQFCEKNFASIKSYMDEVSQHLPPPTRCSIEVSNEFAERRKKVAKLHFACQIRGPHCLYSKTCFTMRTRNPKTWIHMIFLDFQVRHFVKEKSVLSTREPGISNLKNIWQILKCENRSFTELVTSQFPQVKDREILVNELRHSGFLDVFEVSKTDKSNPNCNELEYQWGCFLCNHPDKAVGFLNGSNQPMIEGQLKEKKGKWRLFRRWRTRYFTLSGAHLSCKGSSGGESIDVNQIRSVKVSRGARNIPKAFEIFTADQTLILKPKDGKNAEEWVQCLSIVVAHSQARDNPTVKTNSLPARSIGSSKPSF